In Solanum pennellii chromosome 7, SPENNV200, the following are encoded in one genomic region:
- the LOC107025504 gene encoding receptor-like protein kinase HSL1: MQMKLLLFFLSAFPLIFALNQDGLYLQRLKHSLSSSDQGVFSTWYENDPTPCNWTGVTCNDAGDSPSVIAVNLSGASLAGPFPGFLCHLTSLSSLSLSNNLINSTLPVSISECGSLTYLDLSQNLIGGTIPDTISDLPYLRYLDLSGCYFSGNIPASFGRFRQLETLILTENILTGEVPAALGNVTSLKTLELAYNPFAPSQFPPELGNLTNLETLWLSMCNLVGSIPKSIEKLSRLTNLDVSNNGLVGSIPSAIFQLNSIVQIELYNNSLTGKLPSGWSNLTRLRRFDVSTNKLNGTIPNELCELPLESLNLFENQFEGLIPESIANSPNLYELKLFSNRFSGSLPSELGKNSALQYLDVSYNTFSGKIPESLCEMGALEDLIVIYNSFSGNIPASLGNCRSLLRIRFRSNKLFGEVPTDFWSLPHVYLLDLFGNAFSGNISHMISGAKNLSNLQISRNKFSGVIPSEVGKLKNLVEFSASHNELTGELPDTLVQLGQLGTLDLSFNELSGKIPLEIHTMKQLSELDLANNGFSGEIPEEIGTLPVLNYLDLSGNYFSGEIPLSLQSLKLNKLNLSNNQLSGMIPAVFDKGVYRNSFRGNPGLCQGFAGLCATKGRGQHEGYLWTLRAIYTVAGFVFLVGIAMFIWKYQKFKKIKKGNTMTKWTSFHKLGFSEFEIPVGLDEANVIGNGASGRVYKAVLSNGEAVAVKKLWERTVKDETPYGALESDKDEFEIEVETLGKIRHKNIVKLWCCCDTGDSKLLVYEYMPNGSLGDLLHSCKAKLLDWPLRFKIALDAAEGLSYLHHGCVPPIVHRDVKSNNILLDDEFGAKISDFGVAKIVKAGSKGGVESMSVIAGSCGYIAPEYAYTLHVNEKSDIYSFGVVILELVTGKRPVSPEFGEKDLATWVHTTLNEKGVDQLLDPNLNSSFKEHICKVLDVGLRCLNHTPANRPSMHRVVKMLQESVPCNVPEIKNKNGKLSPQYFPKSV, from the exons ATGCAAATGAAACTCTTACTCTTCTTTCTGAGTGCATTCCCTTTGATTTTTGCTTTAAATCAAGATGGGTTGTATCTACAAAGACTGAAACACTCGTTGTCTAGCTCCGATCAAGGGGTATTTTCTACTTGGTATGAAAATGATCCTACCCCATGTAACTGGACAGGTGTTACCTGTAATGACGCCGGAGATTCTCCCTCCGTTATCGCTGTTAATCTCTCCGGTGCATCTCTTGCCGGACCCTTTCCGGGTTTCCTCTGCCATCTCACTTCACTTTCATCACTCTCACTTTCGAATAATCTTATTAATTCTACTCTTCCGGTTTCTATTTCTGAATGCGGTAGCCTCACGTACCTTGACCTTTCCCAGAATCTCATCGGTGGAACTATCCCCGACACTATTTCCGATCTTCCTTACCTCAG GTACCTTGATCTTAGTGGATGCTATTTTTCAGGGAATATTCCGGCAAGTTTCGGAAGATTCAGGCAACTAGAGACTCTTATTCTGACTGAGAACATTCTAACTGGTGAAGTTCCAGCTGCATTAGGTAATGTAACGAGTCTCAAGACACTTGAACTTGCTTACAACCCTTTTGCACCGAGTCAGTTTCCTCCTGAACTCGGTAACTTAACGAATCTTGAGACATTATGGCTAAGCATGTGTAATCTTGTTGGTTCAATCCCAAAAAGTATTGAGAAATTGAGTCGATTGACTAATTTAGATGTGTCCAATAATGGACTAGTTGGGTCAATACCAAGTGCAATTTTCCAGCTTAATAGTATTGTTCAAATTGAGCTCTACAATAATTCTCTTACCGGAAAATTGCCTTCGGGATGGTCTAACTTGACCAGGTTGAGAAGATTCGATGTATCGACTAACAAGTTAAATGGGACTATTCCTAATGAGTTGTGTGAGTTGCCACTTgagtcactcaatctatttgAGAATCAGTTTGAGGGGCTTATACCAGAAAGTATAGCTAACTCTCCGAATCTGTATGAGCTTAAGTTATTCTCTAACAGATTTTCTGGTTCATTGCCTAGTGAACTGGGGAAGAACTCGGCTTTACAGTATCTTGATGTTTCATACAATACATTTTCTGGTAAAATTCCTGAAAGTTTGTGTGAGATGGGAGCTTTAGAGGATCTTATAGTAATATATAATTCGTTCTCTGGGAATATTCCGGCCAGTCTTGGAAACTGCCGGAGTTTACTTAGGATCAGGTTCCGGTCTAATAAGCTATTCGGGGAAGTCCCAACTGACTTTTGGAGTTTGCCTCATGTTTATCTCTTAGACCTTTTTGGCAATGCATTTTCAGGAAATATATCACACATGATTTCTGGTGCCAAAAATTTATCTAACCTCCAAATATCAAGAAACAAATTCTCAGGGGTTATACCTAGTGAAGTAGGAAAGTTGAAGAACTTAGTTGAGTTTTCCGCGAGTCATAATGAGCTAACGGGAGAACTTCCAGACACATTAGTGCAGCTAGGGCAGTTAGGAACCCTTGATCTTAGTTTCAATGAGCTATCAGGGAAAATCCCCTTAGAAATTCACACAATGAAGCAACTCAGTGAGCTTGACTTGGCAAACAATGGATTTTCTGGGGAAATTCCGGAGGAAATTGGGACTTTGCCAGTGCTTAATTATCTTGATCTTTCTGGGAATTACTTCTCAGGGGAAATCCCACTTAGTCTGCAAAGCTTGAAGCTTAATAAGCTAAATTTGTCTAACAATCAGCTCTCAGGGATGATTCCTGCAGTTTTTGATAAGGGTGTTTATAGAAACAGCTTTCGAGGTAATCCAGGTTTGTGTCAAGGTTTTGCTGGTCTTTGTGCTACCAAAGGTAGAGGACAGCATGAAGGATACTTATGGACTTTGAGAGCTATCTACACAGTTGCTGGCTTCGTTTTCCTTGTCGGGATTGCTATGTTCATTTGGAAGTACCAGAAATTCAAGAAGATTAAGAAAGGAAACACTATGACAAAGTGGACATCATTCCATAAGCTTGGATTTAGTGAATTTGAAATACCCGTTGGCCTAGATGAAGCTAATGTAATTGGCAATGGAGCTTCAGGAAGAGTGTACAAAGCTGTCTTAAGCAATGGTGAGGCAGTAGCTGTCAAGAAGCTATGGGAGAGAACAGTTAAAGATGAAACCCCGTATGGTGCTCTTGAGTCTGATAAAGACGAGTTTGAAATTGAAGTTGAAACTCTGGGTAAAATTAGGCACAAGAATATTGTGAAATTGTGGTGCTGTTGTGATACTGGGGATAGCAAGCTCTTGGTATATGAGTACATGCCAAATGGAAGTTTGGGTGATTTGCTGCACAGTTGCAAGGCCAAATTGTTGGATTGGCCGTTGAGGTTCAAGATAGCTTTAGATGCAGCTGAGGGGCTCTCTTATTTGCACCATGGTTGTGTTCCTCCAATTGTTCACCGTGATGTTAAGTCAAACAACATATTGCTGGATGATGAGTTTGGAgccaaaatttcagattttggtgTGGCAAAAATTGTTAAAGCAGGTAGCAAAGGTGGCGTCGAATCCATGTCTGTAATTGCTGGTTCCTGTGGTTACATTGCTCCAG AGTATGCATATACTCTTCATGTGAATGAAAAAAGTGACATATATAGCTTTGGAGTGGTCATTTTGGAGCTGGTGACAGGCAAAAGACCAGTCAGTCCAGAATTCGGAGAGAAAGATCTAGCTACTTGGGTACACACAACGTTGAACGAGAAAGGAGTTGATCAGTTGCTCGACCCAAATCTAAACTCCAGCTTCAAAGAACATATATGCAAGGTTCTTGATGTTGGTCTACGCTGTCTTAACCATACTCCAGCTAATCGCCCCTCAATGCACAGAGTGGTGAAAATGCTCCAAGAATCAGTTCCTTGTAACGTGCCagaaatcaaaaacaagaaCGGTAAACTTTCCCCTCAGTACTTTCCAAAGTC